In the genome of Globicephala melas chromosome 3, mGloMel1.2, whole genome shotgun sequence, one region contains:
- the LRRTM2 gene encoding leucine-rich repeat transmembrane neuronal protein 2 isoform X1: MGLHFKWPLGAPMLAAIYAMSMVLKMLPALGMACPPKCRCEKLLFYCDSQGFHSVPNTTDKGSLGLSLRHNHITELERDQFASFSQLTWLHLDHNQISTVKEDAFQGLYKLKELILSSNKIFYLPNTTFTQLINLQNLDLSFNQLSSLHPELFYGLRKLQTLHLRSNSLRTIPVRLFWDCRSLEFLDLSTNRLRSLARNGFAGLIKLRELHLEHNQLTKINFAHFLRLSSLHTLFLQWNKISNLTCGMEWTWGTLEKLDLTGNEIKAIDLTVFETMPNLKILLMDNNKLNSLDSKILNSLRSLTTVGLSGNLWECSPRICALASWLGSFQGRWEHSILCHSPDHTQGEDILDAVHGFQLCWNLSTTVTAMATTYKDPTTEYTKRISSSSYHVGDKEIPTTAGIAVTTEEHFPEPDNAIFTQRVITGTMALLFSFFFIIFIVFISRKCCPPTLRRIRQCSMIQNHRQLRSQTRLHMSNMSDQGPYNEYEPTHEGPFIIINGYGQCKCQQLPYKECEV, encoded by the exons atgg GCTTACATTTCAAGTGGCCATTAGGGGCCCCTATGCTGGCAGCAATATATGCAATGAGTATGGTTTTAAAAATGCTGCCTGCCCTGGGTATGGCATGTCCACCCAAATGCCGCTGTGAGAAGCTGCTCTTCTACTGCGACTCTCAGGGCTTCCACTCGGTGCCAAACACCACAGACAAGGGCTCTCTGGGCCTGTCCCTGAGGCACAATCACATCACAGAGCTTGAAAGGGATCAATTTGCCAGCTTCAGTCAACTTACCTGGCTCCACTTAGACCATAATCAAATATCAACAGTAAAAGAAGATGCTTTTCAAGGACTATATAAACTTAAGGAATTAATCTTAAGttccaacaaaatattttatttaccaaacaCAACTTTTACCCAACTGATTAACCTGCAAAATTTGGACCTGTCTTTTAATCAGCTGTCATCTCTGCACCCAGAGCTCTTCTATGGCCTCCGGAAGCTACAGACCTTGCATTTACGGTCCAACTCCCTGCGGACTATCCCAGTACGCCTGTTCTGGGACTGTCGTAGTCTGGAGTTTCTGGATTTGAGCACAAACCGTTTGCGAAGTTTGGCTCGCAATGGATTTGCAGGATTAATCAAACTGAGGGAGCTTCACCTAGAGCACAACCAGCTGACGAAGATTAATTTTGCTCATTTCCTACGGCTTAGCAGTCTGCACACACTCTTCTTACAATGGAACAAAATTAGCAACTTGACATGTGGGATGGAGTGGACCTGGGGCACTTTAGAAAAGCTAGACCTGactggaaatgaaataaaagccatcGACCTGACAGTGTTTGAAACGATGCCTAATCTTAAAATACTCCTCATGGATAACAACAAGTTAAACAGCCTTGATTCCAAGATCTTAAACTCCCTGAGATCCCTCACAACCGTTGGCCTCTCTGGCAATCTGTGGGAATGCAGCCCTCGAATATGTGCTTTGGCCTCCTGGCTGGGCAGTTTCCAAGGTCGGTGGGAGCATTCCATCCTATGCCACAGCCCCGACCACACCCAAGGAGAGGATATACTAGATGCAGTCCACGGATTTCAGCTCTGCTGGAATTTATCAACCACTGTCACCGCCATGGCTACAACTTATAAAGATCCAACCACTGAATATACAAAAAGAATAAGCTCATCAAGTTACCATGTGGGAGACAAAGAAATCCCAACTACTGCGGGCATAGCAGTTACTACTGAGGAACACTTTCCCGAACCAGACAATGCCATCTTCACTCAGCGGGTAATTACGGGAACAAtggctttattgttttctttcttttttattatttttatagtgttCATCTCCAGGAAGTGCTGCCCTCCCACTTTAAGAAGAATTAGGCAGTGCTCAATGATTCAGAACCACAGGCAGCTCCGATCCCAAACACGACTCCATATGTCAAACATGTCAGACCAAGGACCATATAATGAATATGAACCCACCCATGAAGGACCCTTCATCATCATTAATGGTTATGGACAGTGCAAGTGTCAGCAGCTGCCATACAAAGAATGTGAAGTATAA
- the LRRTM2 gene encoding leucine-rich repeat transmembrane neuronal protein 2 isoform X2 has protein sequence MQAPMCSEEWLSSLHPELFYGLRKLQTLHLRSNSLRTIPVRLFWDCRSLEFLDLSTNRLRSLARNGFAGLIKLRELHLEHNQLTKINFAHFLRLSSLHTLFLQWNKISNLTCGMEWTWGTLEKLDLTGNEIKAIDLTVFETMPNLKILLMDNNKLNSLDSKILNSLRSLTTVGLSGNLWECSPRICALASWLGSFQGRWEHSILCHSPDHTQGEDILDAVHGFQLCWNLSTTVTAMATTYKDPTTEYTKRISSSSYHVGDKEIPTTAGIAVTTEEHFPEPDNAIFTQRVITGTMALLFSFFFIIFIVFISRKCCPPTLRRIRQCSMIQNHRQLRSQTRLHMSNMSDQGPYNEYEPTHEGPFIIINGYGQCKCQQLPYKECEV, from the exons ATGCAGGCTCCAATGTGctcagaagaatgg CTGTCATCTCTGCACCCAGAGCTCTTCTATGGCCTCCGGAAGCTACAGACCTTGCATTTACGGTCCAACTCCCTGCGGACTATCCCAGTACGCCTGTTCTGGGACTGTCGTAGTCTGGAGTTTCTGGATTTGAGCACAAACCGTTTGCGAAGTTTGGCTCGCAATGGATTTGCAGGATTAATCAAACTGAGGGAGCTTCACCTAGAGCACAACCAGCTGACGAAGATTAATTTTGCTCATTTCCTACGGCTTAGCAGTCTGCACACACTCTTCTTACAATGGAACAAAATTAGCAACTTGACATGTGGGATGGAGTGGACCTGGGGCACTTTAGAAAAGCTAGACCTGactggaaatgaaataaaagccatcGACCTGACAGTGTTTGAAACGATGCCTAATCTTAAAATACTCCTCATGGATAACAACAAGTTAAACAGCCTTGATTCCAAGATCTTAAACTCCCTGAGATCCCTCACAACCGTTGGCCTCTCTGGCAATCTGTGGGAATGCAGCCCTCGAATATGTGCTTTGGCCTCCTGGCTGGGCAGTTTCCAAGGTCGGTGGGAGCATTCCATCCTATGCCACAGCCCCGACCACACCCAAGGAGAGGATATACTAGATGCAGTCCACGGATTTCAGCTCTGCTGGAATTTATCAACCACTGTCACCGCCATGGCTACAACTTATAAAGATCCAACCACTGAATATACAAAAAGAATAAGCTCATCAAGTTACCATGTGGGAGACAAAGAAATCCCAACTACTGCGGGCATAGCAGTTACTACTGAGGAACACTTTCCCGAACCAGACAATGCCATCTTCACTCAGCGGGTAATTACGGGAACAAtggctttattgttttctttcttttttattatttttatagtgttCATCTCCAGGAAGTGCTGCCCTCCCACTTTAAGAAGAATTAGGCAGTGCTCAATGATTCAGAACCACAGGCAGCTCCGATCCCAAACACGACTCCATATGTCAAACATGTCAGACCAAGGACCATATAATGAATATGAACCCACCCATGAAGGACCCTTCATCATCATTAATGGTTATGGACAGTGCAAGTGTCAGCAGCTGCCATACAAAGAATGTGAAGTATAA